In Flavobacteriales bacterium, the genomic stretch GAAATTGAAATGACCACCTTAATCTCTCCAATTGTTCAAGTATGTGATGCTATCTCCGGTGCGAGACCAGGTGCGAGACGAGAAGTTGTAGAATCTTACATTCAGCGAATTAAAGATTTAGAAAACGTAGCCTTAGCTAAAGAGGGGGTTACAAAAGCTTATGCTATTCAAGCTGGAAGAGAGTTAAGAGTTTTAGTTGAAAGTGAAAAAGTATCTGATAAAAGGGCTGATGAACTTTCTTTTGAAATATCTCATCAGATACAAACTGAAATGACATATCCGGGGCAAGTTAAAGTAACTGTCATTAGAGAGAAAAGAGCGGTAGCATACGCGAAATAAGCGATTTTAAATGGACCAAGCGTTAGTAAATGACATTATCCAATGGGATATAGACAATTGGTCAAAAGCTCTACCTTTTTGGGAAGAGAAAATTGATTTTAACAAACATAAGAAAGCCCTTGCTTTAGGAGAACGGGAAGGAGGGCTTTCTTTATGGTTAGCGTTGCTAGGGATTGATGTTATGTGTACTGATTATCATAAATTTCCTGAAACACCTTTGCCCCTTCACAAAAAACATGCGATTACAGATCAAATAAAATATGGGCAAGAAAATGCGCTAAACCTTTCTTTTAAAGCCAACAGCTTTGATATTATTGTTTTTAAATCTATGATAGGGGCTTTAGAAAACCCTAGCAATCAAAAAAAGGCTTTTGATGAAGCTT encodes the following:
- a CDS encoding class I SAM-dependent methyltransferase encodes the protein MDQALVNDIIQWDIDNWSKALPFWEEKIDFNKHKKALALGEREGGLSLWLALLGIDVMCTDYHKFPETPLPLHKKHAITDQIKYGQENALNLSFKANSFDIIVFKSMIGALENPSNQKKAFDEAYRVLKPGGILIFAENIKATQAHQYARKKFTSWGNRWYYPTIKDLQKYSFNFESFQYQTTGLLSPFGRSEKQRKVLSKLDHFFCTVTPNEWKYILFGVARK